In Rhizobium sp. ZPR4, a genomic segment contains:
- a CDS encoding ATP-dependent helicase — protein MTAAYLEKLNPEQRLAVEHGTSDDGHIAGPLLVIAGAGSGKTNTLAHRVVHLIVKGADSRRILLMTFSRRAAAEMGRRVERICREVLGVNAGITADALAWTGTFHGIGARLLRDYAEQIGIDPAFTIHDREDSADLMNLARHDLGFSKTESRFPTKATCLSIYSRSVNAEAPLDGVLRDFFPWCAMWEQQLRELFACYVEAKQVQNVLDYDDLLLYWAHMLQEPLIAEDIGSRFDHVLVDEYQDTNRLQSSILLALKPDGRGLTVVGDDAQSIYSFRAATVRNILDFPKAFTPSADIVTLDRNYRSTQPILAAANAVIDLASERFTKNLRTERQSTERPRLVTVRDEADQARYIADQVLENREGGARLKQQAVLFRTSSHSGPLEVELTRRNIPFVKFGGLKFLDSAHVKDMLAALRFAQNPRDRVAGFRLMQLLPGVGPSTAQRVLDQIGEEASPITALTELPPPPRTGDDWTAFVETMREVKSGKAGWPAEIGLVRQWYEPHLERTHEDAATRQADLIQLEQIAAGYGSRERFLTELTLDPPDATSDQAGVPLLDEDYLILSTIHSAKGQEWTKVFILNAVDGCIPADLAVGSSAEIEEERRLLYVAMTRAKDNLDLVTPQRFFVHGQHAQGDKHVFASRTRFIPATLLQFFEVCGWPQARAESAAAIRAREVRVDVGARMRGMWR, from the coding sequence ATGACCGCCGCCTATCTGGAAAAATTAAACCCGGAGCAGCGGCTGGCGGTGGAGCATGGCACGAGCGATGACGGCCATATCGCCGGGCCGCTGCTCGTCATCGCCGGGGCGGGCTCCGGCAAGACGAATACGCTCGCCCATCGCGTCGTGCATCTGATCGTCAAAGGCGCAGACTCCCGCCGTATCCTGCTGATGACCTTCTCGCGTCGCGCCGCCGCCGAAATGGGCCGTCGCGTCGAGCGGATCTGCCGTGAGGTGCTGGGGGTAAATGCCGGCATCACCGCCGATGCGCTTGCGTGGACCGGCACGTTCCACGGCATCGGCGCGCGCCTGCTCAGGGACTATGCCGAGCAGATCGGCATCGATCCGGCCTTCACGATTCACGATCGGGAAGACAGCGCCGATCTGATGAATCTTGCGCGCCACGACCTCGGCTTTTCCAAGACCGAGAGCCGCTTTCCGACCAAGGCGACGTGCCTTTCCATCTATTCACGATCGGTCAATGCGGAAGCGCCGCTCGATGGCGTGCTGCGCGACTTCTTCCCCTGGTGCGCCATGTGGGAACAGCAGCTGCGCGAACTCTTCGCCTGTTATGTCGAGGCGAAGCAGGTGCAGAACGTGCTCGATTACGACGATTTGCTGCTCTACTGGGCGCATATGCTGCAGGAGCCGCTGATTGCCGAGGATATCGGCAGCCGCTTCGATCATGTGCTTGTCGACGAATATCAGGACACGAACCGGCTGCAGTCCTCCATTCTGCTCGCCCTGAAGCCCGATGGTCGCGGACTGACCGTCGTCGGCGACGATGCGCAGTCGATCTATTCCTTTCGCGCCGCGACCGTGCGCAACATTCTCGATTTCCCCAAGGCCTTCACGCCATCCGCCGATATCGTCACGCTCGACCGCAATTATCGCTCGACGCAGCCGATCCTTGCCGCCGCCAACGCCGTGATCGATCTCGCCTCCGAGCGCTTCACCAAGAACTTGCGCACCGAGCGGCAAAGCACGGAACGCCCGCGGCTGGTGACGGTGCGCGACGAGGCTGATCAGGCACGCTACATCGCCGATCAGGTGCTCGAAAATCGCGAGGGCGGTGCACGGCTGAAGCAGCAGGCCGTTCTCTTCCGCACCTCGAGCCATAGCGGCCCGCTGGAGGTGGAGCTCACCCGGCGCAACATCCCCTTCGTCAAGTTCGGCGGGCTGAAGTTCCTCGACAGCGCCCATGTCAAGGACATGCTGGCGGCACTGCGTTTCGCCCAGAACCCGCGCGACCGCGTGGCCGGCTTCCGCCTGATGCAGCTTCTGCCCGGCGTCGGCCCCTCGACAGCCCAGCGCGTGCTCGACCAGATCGGCGAAGAAGCAAGCCCGATCACGGCACTCACCGAGCTGCCGCCGCCGCCCCGCACAGGAGACGATTGGACTGCCTTTGTCGAGACGATGCGGGAGGTCAAAAGCGGCAAGGCCGGCTGGCCGGCGGAAATCGGCCTGGTTCGCCAATGGTACGAGCCGCATCTGGAGCGCACGCATGAGGATGCCGCGACCCGTCAGGCGGACCTCATTCAGCTCGAACAGATCGCGGCTGGCTATGGCTCGCGCGAGCGCTTCCTTACCGAGCTGACGCTCGATCCGCCGGACGCCACCAGCGATCAGGCCGGCGTGCCGCTGCTCGACGAGGACTATCTGATCCTCTCGACCATCCATTCCGCCAAGGGCCAGGAATGGACAAAGGTCTTCATCCTCAACGCCGTCGACGGCTGCATCCCCGCCGATCTCGCCGTCGGATCATCAGCTGAAATCGAAGAGGAGCGGCGGCTGCTCTATGTCGCGATGACGAGGGCGAAGGACAATCTCGATCTCGTCACTCCGCAGCGCTTCTTCGTGCATGGTCAGCATGCACAGGGCGACAAGCATGTCTTTGCCTCGCGAACCCGCTTCATTCCTGCGACGCTGCTGCAGTTCTTCGAGGTTTGCGGCTGGCCACAGGCGCGGGCCGAAAGTGCAGCCGCCATTCGAGCGCGAGAAGTGCGAGTCGATGTCGGGGCGCGCATGCGCGGCATGTGGCGCTGA
- a CDS encoding SMP-30/gluconolactonase/LRE family protein, whose protein sequence is MNETIATGLRLPSGLVALPDGRLALVEMDASRRYLKLYDAGGASREICRLGGTPSGIAVDGDGCFWIAGGPEDSLVRLSPQGRVLQVIEGSADGPFLHPSALAFGPDGLLYMTDSGFRLADLLEGGDIHPDFFKAAYNGCVYQIDPAEGRVIRVLAAGLLLAGGIAFDADGLLYYSETLTGKIYRQIVGGRQEMFARSMTSPAINALRGPSGLAFDRSGMLYCAMYGLGEVCLIDTEGKMAGHIRTDGARPGNIAFTADGKHLLVTEQEKGVVEKITAPRPGLPLHMPTIS, encoded by the coding sequence ATGAACGAAACGATTGCCACTGGCCTGCGTCTGCCCAGCGGACTGGTGGCTCTGCCGGATGGGCGCCTCGCGCTTGTCGAAATGGATGCCAGTCGCCGTTATCTGAAGCTCTATGATGCAGGCGGCGCATCCCGGGAGATTTGCCGGCTTGGCGGCACTCCGAGCGGAATTGCTGTCGACGGTGACGGGTGTTTCTGGATAGCCGGTGGACCGGAAGACTCTCTGGTGAGGCTTTCGCCGCAGGGGCGGGTCTTGCAAGTAATAGAGGGCAGTGCGGACGGTCCGTTTCTCCATCCGAGCGCTCTCGCCTTCGGGCCCGATGGCCTGCTCTATATGACCGATTCCGGCTTCCGGCTGGCGGATTTGCTGGAAGGCGGCGATATCCATCCCGATTTCTTCAAGGCTGCCTATAACGGCTGCGTCTATCAGATTGATCCCGCAGAGGGCCGGGTCATTCGTGTTCTGGCTGCCGGGCTGCTCCTTGCCGGCGGCATCGCTTTCGATGCCGATGGGTTGCTTTATTACAGTGAGACGCTGACTGGAAAAATCTATCGGCAGATCGTTGGCGGACGGCAGGAAATGTTTGCGCGATCGATGACCTCGCCAGCCATAAACGCGCTGCGCGGACCATCCGGCCTGGCCTTTGATCGCAGCGGCATGCTCTATTGCGCCATGTACGGTCTCGGCGAAGTCTGTCTGATCGACACCGAGGGCAAGATGGCCGGTCACATCCGCACCGATGGCGCACGGCCAGGAAACATTGCCTTTACCGCCGATGGCAAGCACTTGCTCGTTACCGAGCAGGAAAAGGGTGTTGTGGAAAAGATAACGGCGCCGCGTCCAGGCCTGCCGTTGCATATGCCGACCATATCCTAG
- the secD gene encoding protein translocase subunit SecD codes for MRTSPWLVALYTVIIVIGFLIALPNVLPQSALSKIPSWLPHSQVSLGLDLRGGSYLVLEVDEKDLTNGRLQSLQQDARRVLRDKNIQTRSVVRNGDQIVVTLNDPTQSGDAVTQLQTLANTITSGLSAGQSDLSIKPNGATIAMSFSQAGISANVDSAVQQSLEVIRKRVDQVGVAEPTIQRVGPNRVLVQLPGAQDPSHLRELLGSTAKMSFHLLADNVDPNNPGPGVTIMKDEQGNSYPVLDRIELSGDRLTDARVSFDPNTHEPLVTFRFDSAGANRFAEITRENVGKPFAIVLDNKVLSAPNIREPITGGSGQISGNFTADSATTLAALLRAGALPAKLTVIEERTVGADLGSDAIQKGIYSGLIGFVLVAAFIFVLYGAWGILANVALLIHTVLTFSALTLVGATLTLPGIAGVVLGIGLAVDANVLINERIREETRKGRGAFAAIDNGFKKAYSTIIDGNMTALIAAAILFYFGSGPVRGFAVTMGLGLIISMFTSVAFVRVVMIAITRRRKMKVVNIRPLIPFSPYDKHIQFMKARFFGVTVSAILSIASVVLFIHPGLNYGVDFRGGIQMSVKTKDAADLATFREGLNTLGLGEIALQSFGDNNSLLVRAQRQDGGEEAQTAAVTKLKAEIVKIDPSATIEGTDVIGPKVSGELAWAGILSVVIASLAMLVYIWVRFEWPFAVGAIVTLVLDVTKAIGFFAITGLDFNLTAIAAILTLVGYSVNDKVVVYDRMRENMRLYKSMPLRDIIDKSINETLARSLYTNATAFLALVPMAIWGGSAVSSFAIPMVFGILVAGASSVFIAAPILLFLGDWRRRHAKPVANDTKSADDKSSKDSKQIPAAE; via the coding sequence ATGCGTACCTCACCATGGCTCGTGGCGCTCTATACAGTGATCATCGTCATTGGCTTTCTGATCGCACTGCCAAACGTGCTGCCGCAGTCAGCTCTCAGCAAGATCCCGTCCTGGCTGCCGCATAGCCAGGTTTCTCTTGGCCTCGACCTTCGCGGCGGCTCCTATCTCGTTCTCGAAGTCGACGAAAAGGACCTGACGAACGGCCGGCTGCAATCGCTGCAGCAGGACGCACGTCGCGTGCTGCGCGACAAGAACATTCAGACCCGCTCGGTCGTCCGCAACGGCGACCAGATCGTCGTAACGCTCAACGATCCCACGCAGAGCGGTGATGCGGTGACGCAGTTGCAGACGCTGGCCAATACGATCACGTCCGGCCTCTCGGCCGGCCAGTCGGATCTCAGCATCAAGCCGAATGGCGCGACCATCGCGATGTCCTTCTCGCAGGCAGGCATTTCGGCCAATGTCGATTCCGCCGTCCAACAGAGCCTTGAAGTCATCCGCAAGCGCGTCGACCAGGTGGGTGTCGCCGAGCCGACCATCCAGCGCGTCGGCCCGAACCGCGTTCTCGTCCAGCTTCCGGGTGCACAGGACCCGTCGCACCTGCGCGAACTTCTCGGCTCGACCGCGAAGATGTCCTTCCACCTGCTTGCCGATAACGTCGATCCGAACAATCCCGGCCCCGGCGTCACCATCATGAAGGACGAGCAGGGCAACAGCTATCCGGTTCTCGACCGCATCGAACTGTCCGGCGACCGCCTGACGGACGCCCGCGTCAGCTTCGACCCTAATACGCATGAGCCGCTCGTCACCTTCCGCTTCGACAGCGCCGGCGCCAACCGCTTTGCGGAAATCACCCGCGAAAATGTCGGCAAGCCCTTTGCTATCGTTCTCGACAACAAGGTTCTGAGCGCGCCGAACATCCGTGAGCCGATCACGGGCGGTTCGGGCCAGATCTCCGGCAACTTCACCGCAGACAGTGCCACCACGCTTGCAGCCCTGCTGCGTGCCGGCGCTTTGCCGGCGAAGCTCACCGTCATCGAAGAGCGCACCGTCGGCGCCGACCTCGGCAGCGATGCGATCCAAAAAGGCATCTATAGCGGCCTGATCGGCTTCGTTCTGGTTGCCGCCTTCATCTTCGTGCTCTACGGCGCCTGGGGCATTCTCGCCAATGTCGCGCTGCTCATCCACACGGTCCTGACCTTCTCGGCCCTGACGCTGGTCGGCGCCACGCTGACGCTGCCCGGCATCGCCGGCGTCGTCCTTGGTATCGGCCTTGCGGTTGACGCCAACGTTCTCATCAACGAGCGTATCCGCGAAGAAACCCGCAAGGGCCGCGGCGCCTTCGCCGCCATCGATAACGGCTTCAAGAAGGCTTATTCGACGATTATCGACGGCAACATGACGGCGCTGATCGCCGCCGCCATCCTGTTCTACTTCGGCTCCGGCCCGGTTCGCGGCTTTGCCGTGACCATGGGTCTCGGCCTCATTATCTCGATGTTCACCTCCGTCGCCTTCGTGCGCGTCGTGATGATCGCCATTACCCGCCGCCGCAAGATGAAGGTGGTCAACATCAGGCCGCTGATCCCCTTCAGCCCCTATGACAAGCACATCCAGTTCATGAAGGCCCGCTTCTTCGGCGTCACCGTTTCGGCGATCCTGTCGATCGCCTCGGTGGTCCTCTTCATCCATCCGGGCCTCAACTACGGCGTCGATTTCCGCGGCGGCATCCAGATGTCGGTCAAGACCAAGGATGCGGCCGATCTGGCGACATTCCGCGAGGGCCTGAACACGCTCGGCCTCGGCGAAATCGCACTGCAGTCCTTCGGCGACAACAACAGCCTCCTAGTCCGCGCCCAGCGCCAGGACGGCGGCGAAGAGGCGCAGACGGCCGCGGTGACGAAGCTCAAGGCGGAAATCGTCAAGATCGACCCAAGCGCGACCATCGAAGGCACCGATGTCATCGGTCCGAAGGTCTCGGGTGAGCTTGCCTGGGCCGGCATCCTGTCGGTCGTGATCGCCAGCCTGGCGATGCTCGTCTACATCTGGGTGCGGTTCGAATGGCCGTTCGCGGTCGGCGCCATCGTCACTCTGGTACTCGACGTCACCAAGGCGATCGGCTTCTTCGCGATCACCGGCCTCGATTTCAACCTGACGGCCATCGCCGCGATCCTGACGCTTGTGGGATATTCGGTGAACGACAAGGTCGTGGTCTATGACCGCATGCGTGAAAACATGCGGCTCTACAAGTCGATGCCGCTTCGCGACATCATCGACAAGTCGATCAACGAGACCCTGGCGCGAAGCCTCTATACCAACGCCACCGCCTTCCTGGCGCTGGTGCCGATGGCGATATGGGGCGGCAGCGCCGTCTCCAGCTTCGCGATCCCGATGGTGTTCGGCATCCTCGTCGCAGGCGCCTCGTCGGTCTTCATCGCCGCGCCGATCCTGCTGTTCCTCGGCGACTGGCGTCGCCGCCATGCCAAGCCGGTCGCCAACGATACAAAGTCGGCGGACGACAAGTCCAGCAAGGACAGCAAGCAGATCCCAGCTGCGGAATAA